Proteins encoded in a region of the Planctomycetia bacterium genome:
- a CDS encoding SMP-30/gluconolactonase/LRE family protein, which translates to MPRFASASLRALLGCLALAPCWLVSIAGAAGPDTPLAKKLAGVKFDHYAVGPGYSEGPTWRAGEVFFCSGGLLRVDAKKQVSKYLDISPAGTVLKADGHLLICDNKAKAIVDLSPEGKLGVVAERFETKTLRGMNDLTVDARGNVYWTDPTDSTLKNPVGNVFRVRPDGRVDLLTTGLAFPNGLEVDPASKYLYVIESQSKKILRYALPADDELLGKPETFYDLGGSGGDGCVFDAEGNLWVADFHRPETGHGRILVLSPKAEVLAMLDLPTKLVSNIAFGGPNHDEIFCTTGDAPGVFHAAVGVKGFAGHPGKAMPIIRLIDVVPLRVHADAETLKKVALTAADAKLVDGKFDSATRDELKLLAAAGLTDSQVRADLEQLMGPLETAAARYAQDKSLLAEVKRLKGTATLESSAPAWLRSIAGDEALPVFGRIVGLDLNERTDGHKAATPKALTERVHDAWLSQLAGQDKLRTLELSGTAVTSEGLVHLKDLKALEVLNICLTACSDAGFEHLAELTKMKRMVICASKITGSGFAHLQGMTQLESINLHSTPASDAGLEAIGKLPSLLRLEIVHTSVTDAGVGRLGGLAKLRQFHVASHDTTAAALVPVVGQLKELYELDVYEKAASNEAMKEIGTLPKLRMLRLFVGTFDDVGVAHLKGLTTLEELVLNSPNVTDAALDSLAGLTNLRKLRLDGTRTTPAGKTKLAAKLPNLVITP; encoded by the coding sequence ATGCCTCGTTTTGCCTCCGCATCGTTGCGAGCTTTGCTCGGTTGCCTCGCGCTCGCTCCCTGCTGGCTCGTAAGCATCGCCGGCGCGGCCGGGCCCGACACCCCTTTGGCGAAGAAGCTGGCCGGTGTGAAGTTCGACCACTATGCCGTCGGGCCGGGCTACTCGGAGGGGCCGACCTGGCGCGCGGGCGAAGTCTTCTTCTGCAGCGGCGGCTTGTTGCGGGTCGACGCGAAGAAGCAGGTCTCGAAGTATCTCGACATCTCGCCGGCCGGCACGGTGCTCAAAGCCGACGGCCATCTGCTGATCTGCGATAACAAAGCGAAGGCGATCGTCGATCTCTCGCCGGAAGGGAAGCTCGGCGTCGTCGCCGAGCGTTTCGAGACGAAAACCCTACGCGGCATGAACGACCTAACCGTCGACGCGCGCGGCAACGTCTACTGGACCGACCCGACCGATTCGACGCTGAAGAATCCGGTCGGCAACGTGTTTCGCGTTCGCCCCGACGGCCGCGTCGATCTGTTAACCACGGGCCTCGCCTTTCCGAACGGTTTGGAAGTCGATCCGGCGAGTAAGTATCTCTACGTGATCGAATCGCAATCGAAAAAGATTCTGCGCTATGCCCTGCCTGCCGACGATGAATTGCTCGGCAAGCCCGAGACGTTCTACGACCTCGGCGGCTCCGGCGGCGACGGCTGCGTCTTCGACGCCGAAGGAAATCTTTGGGTTGCCGATTTTCATCGTCCCGAGACGGGGCACGGGCGCATTCTCGTCTTAAGCCCGAAAGCGGAAGTGCTCGCGATGCTGGACTTGCCGACGAAGCTGGTGAGCAACATCGCGTTCGGCGGGCCGAATCATGATGAAATCTTCTGCACGACCGGCGACGCTCCGGGAGTGTTCCACGCCGCGGTCGGCGTGAAAGGTTTCGCCGGCCATCCGGGCAAAGCGATGCCGATCATCCGCTTGATCGACGTCGTGCCGCTGCGGGTGCATGCCGATGCCGAGACGCTCAAGAAGGTCGCCCTTACGGCTGCCGATGCGAAGCTCGTCGACGGCAAGTTCGACTCCGCGACGCGCGACGAATTGAAGTTGCTCGCCGCCGCCGGTCTGACCGATTCGCAAGTCCGCGCCGACTTGGAACAACTCATGGGCCCGCTCGAAACGGCAGCGGCTCGCTACGCGCAAGACAAATCGCTGCTGGCCGAAGTCAAACGCTTGAAAGGCACCGCGACGCTCGAAAGCTCCGCCCCCGCGTGGCTGCGGAGCATCGCCGGCGACGAAGCGCTGCCGGTCTTCGGACGGATCGTCGGCTTGGATTTGAACGAGCGGACCGACGGCCACAAAGCGGCGACGCCGAAAGCGCTCACCGAGCGCGTACACGATGCGTGGCTGTCGCAACTCGCCGGGCAAGACAAGCTGCGCACGCTTGAACTCTCCGGCACCGCCGTGACGAGCGAGGGGCTCGTGCATCTCAAGGATTTGAAAGCGCTGGAAGTGCTCAACATCTGCCTCACCGCTTGCAGCGACGCCGGCTTCGAGCATTTGGCCGAGCTCACGAAAATGAAGCGGATGGTGATCTGCGCCTCGAAGATTACGGGGAGCGGCTTCGCCCACCTGCAAGGGATGACGCAGCTCGAATCGATCAACTTACACTCGACCCCGGCGAGCGATGCCGGGCTCGAAGCGATCGGCAAGCTGCCGAGCTTGCTGCGGCTCGAGATCGTGCATACGTCGGTAACCGATGCCGGAGTCGGCCGACTCGGCGGGCTGGCGAAACTGCGGCAGTTCCATGTCGCGAGCCACGACACGACGGCCGCGGCCCTGGTCCCCGTCGTCGGGCAACTCAAGGAGTTGTACGAACTCGATGTGTATGAAAAGGCCGCGAGCAACGAAGCGATGAAGGAGATCGGCACGCTGCCGAAGCTGCGCATGCTCCGGCTCTTCGTCGGCACGTTCGACGACGTCGGGGTCGCACACCTTAAGGGGCTGACCACGCTGGAAGAGCTGGTACTGAATTCGCCGAACGTCACCGATGCGGCGCTCGATAGCCTGGCCGGGCTCACGAATCTGCGCAAGCTTCGACTCGACGGCACGCGCACGACTCCGGCAGGTAAGACCAAGCTCGCCGCGAAGCTGCCGAACTTGGTGATTACTCCTTAG
- a CDS encoding EF-hand domain-containing protein — protein MFRLPCRRPDYRDYLRRLAVAFAGLGTVVAIPPALAAQVAVGQATDGAAAGEPKPTPTLKPADADGDGKITRAEWTRFAQSFRRFDANKDNSVDLAELSADEAASNERSGESIVLVPVDTNGDGKLSRAEWTALAASFKRIDADGNGALDLAEFQTLVDAKNAASKPGDVAALRAGLWRGAIVEKRGENPNSGTPIELLIAGNRIAGRDLSKSKKGDEPNLGVGTFVASGKADIGYLDAQYLDGTDRICLGIFRMQGDTLYWCVSNRTGQRPEDFVTANGFWLMILKRVPDEKSSE, from the coding sequence GTGTTTCGCTTGCCGTGCCGTCGACCCGATTATCGCGATTATCTGCGCCGGCTTGCCGTAGCGTTCGCCGGCCTCGGTACCGTCGTGGCGATACCGCCTGCGCTCGCGGCGCAGGTGGCCGTAGGCCAAGCGACGGACGGCGCAGCGGCCGGCGAACCTAAGCCGACGCCGACGTTGAAGCCCGCCGATGCCGATGGCGACGGCAAGATCACGCGCGCCGAGTGGACTCGCTTCGCGCAAAGCTTTCGTCGCTTCGATGCGAATAAAGATAACAGCGTCGACCTGGCCGAGTTGTCGGCAGACGAGGCGGCGTCGAACGAACGGAGCGGCGAGTCGATCGTGCTTGTTCCTGTCGATACCAACGGCGACGGCAAGCTGAGCCGCGCCGAGTGGACGGCGCTCGCGGCGAGCTTTAAGCGGATCGATGCCGACGGCAACGGCGCGCTCGACCTTGCGGAGTTTCAAACGCTCGTCGACGCCAAGAACGCCGCGTCGAAACCAGGAGACGTCGCCGCGCTGCGAGCCGGGCTCTGGCGCGGAGCGATCGTCGAGAAGCGGGGGGAGAATCCGAACTCGGGCACACCGATCGAGCTGCTGATCGCCGGCAACCGAATCGCCGGTCGCGATCTGAGCAAAAGCAAGAAGGGGGACGAGCCGAACCTCGGCGTCGGCACGTTCGTCGCCTCGGGCAAAGCCGACATCGGCTACCTCGACGCGCAATACCTCGACGGCACGGATCGGATCTGCCTCGGAATCTTTCGCATGCAAGGCGACACGCTTTATTGGTGCGTCTCGAACCGAACCGGCCAACGCCCGGAAGATTTCGTCACCGCCAACGGCTTCTGGCTGATGATCTTGAAGCGCGTGCCCGACGAGAAATCGTCGGAATAA